From Candidatus Rubrimentiphilum sp., one genomic window encodes:
- a CDS encoding RNA methyltransferase, protein MLGSHNPRLDRVRALRTKKGRREQGRFAIEGATLLHEAVRSSVRIEELFGTPAALESSQTARDLEAAGVPAYRVDERTMRRISDLETAPGLVAVAPIAFHSLSEVFAQPGLVLALAGLSDPGNAGTLLRAAEAFGVSGVVFGSHSVEPYAPKVVRGSMGSLFRLRLAVASPAETAAAAEGWDVTGLDSAGAPIEALEWASKTLLVVGQERHGLGEWEPVCTRLAAISMKGRLESLNAALAGGIALYEAAKRVP, encoded by the coding sequence ATGCTCGGATCTCATAATCCGCGGCTGGACCGTGTGCGCGCGTTGCGCACGAAAAAGGGGCGCCGCGAGCAGGGACGGTTTGCTATCGAGGGAGCGACGCTCTTGCACGAGGCCGTGCGGAGCAGCGTCCGGATCGAGGAGCTCTTCGGCACCCCCGCGGCTCTAGAATCATCGCAGACTGCGCGTGACCTGGAGGCGGCCGGCGTTCCGGCCTACCGCGTGGACGAGCGGACGATGCGCCGCATCTCGGACTTGGAGACCGCCCCCGGCTTGGTCGCGGTCGCTCCGATCGCGTTCCACTCTTTGAGCGAGGTCTTCGCGCAGCCAGGGCTCGTGCTCGCCCTGGCCGGCCTCAGCGACCCGGGCAACGCCGGGACGCTGCTGCGCGCGGCCGAGGCCTTCGGCGTATCGGGCGTCGTCTTCGGCTCGCATTCCGTCGAGCCGTACGCTCCCAAGGTCGTCCGCGGCTCCATGGGCTCGCTCTTCCGGCTCCGCCTGGCCGTGGCGTCCCCGGCGGAGACCGCGGCCGCGGCAGAGGGCTGGGACGTGACCGGCTTGGACTCGGCCGGAGCGCCCATCGAGGCCCTCGAGTGGGCCTCCAAAACGCTGCTGGTCGTAGGCCAAGAGCGGCACGGTCTGGGGGAGTGGGAGCCCGTCTGCACACGCTTGGCGGCCATCAGCATGAAGGGCCGGCTTGAGAGTTTGAACGCGGCCTTGGCAGGCGGAATCGCCCTCTACGAGGCGGCCAAGCGCGTCCCGTAA
- the pheS gene encoding phenylalanine--tRNA ligase subunit alpha, producing MTLNESLEQLRARFEAALREAGDAHSLDSVRVAFLGRSGEVTALRRSIGKLPPAERPGAGAAINEAVDAMESALRIAQDAVDSRDVGAKLSERIDVSYPAVAPPRGSIHPMRRVMHDVCAYFERHGFAVVVGPEIEPDYYNFDALNIPPDHPAREGFDSFFVTPNLLLRPHTSPMQIRTMQQHRPPIAVVVPGTCYRRDAVDARHLYQFNQCEGLLVDEGVHMGHLKGMLTGMCRELYGSEQQLRFRPSYFPFTEPSAEVDTTCPLCRGAGGVCRMCGGSGWIELGGAGMVHPNVLRNVGYDPDIYSGWAFGFGVERMALVRYDVDDIRRFFENDPAFLEQLA from the coding sequence ATGACATTAAACGAAAGCCTCGAGCAACTGCGCGCCCGATTCGAAGCTGCGCTGCGCGAAGCGGGAGACGCGCACTCGCTCGATTCGGTGCGCGTCGCGTTTTTGGGCCGCAGCGGCGAAGTGACCGCGCTGCGCCGCAGCATCGGCAAGCTTCCGCCTGCGGAGCGTCCCGGCGCGGGCGCTGCGATCAACGAGGCGGTCGACGCCATGGAGAGCGCGCTGCGCATCGCGCAGGATGCCGTCGACTCGCGGGACGTCGGCGCGAAGCTCTCCGAGCGCATAGACGTCAGCTATCCGGCGGTTGCACCGCCTCGCGGATCGATCCATCCGATGCGCCGCGTCATGCACGATGTCTGTGCCTACTTCGAGCGCCACGGCTTCGCGGTTGTCGTCGGTCCTGAGATCGAACCGGACTATTACAATTTCGATGCGCTGAACATTCCGCCGGATCATCCGGCGCGCGAAGGCTTCGATTCGTTTTTCGTGACGCCCAATCTGTTGCTGCGGCCGCACACCTCGCCGATGCAGATCCGCACGATGCAGCAGCACCGTCCGCCCATCGCGGTCGTGGTCCCCGGCACGTGCTACCGGCGCGACGCGGTCGACGCGCGCCACCTGTATCAATTCAATCAGTGCGAAGGGCTGCTGGTGGACGAGGGCGTGCACATGGGACATCTGAAGGGCATGCTCACCGGGATGTGCCGCGAGCTGTACGGTTCGGAGCAGCAATTGCGTTTCCGGCCATCGTACTTTCCGTTCACCGAGCCGAGCGCGGAGGTCGATACGACGTGCCCGCTCTGCCGCGGCGCGGGCGGCGTCTGCCGCATGTGCGGCGGCTCGGGATGGATCGAGCTGGGCGGCGCGGGCATGGTGCATCCGAACGTGCTCCGCAACGTCGGCTACGATCCGGATATCTACTCCGGATGGGCGTTCGGATTCGGCGTCGAGCGGATGGCGCTCGTGCGCTATGACGTCGACGAC